The sequence TTATACTAAACCCATATAGATAATGAATACCAGAATTTTATTATTGGTATTTTCCCTGTTGATTTTTCCACTTCAGAAAGCAATATCACAAAGTGGAATAAGCCACGAAGTTGGTGTTGTTGCAGGTCCTTTAGCTTTTTTTAGCGATTATGGGCAGCGTGAAAATTTTGAAACTAATATAGGAAATACAGGCATTGGCTTTGGGCTACTATATTTTATGAACTTTACCAATAGGGCAGATGCGGGCTATAGTGTACCAGAACGTTATTTCTATGATCACTTTAAGATTCGTGGTGAGTTGGATTTTCATAAAACAAGTTTTGAACATTTTGGACGTTGGGTAGCAGATGATCAACAATCACTTTTCGCAGACCAGCTTCGTGCTATGAGCGGTTCTACCACTGTTATTGATCTTGGCTTCCAACTAGAGTATTTTCCTTTTAGTCTTCAAAGATTTGAATATCGTGAATATACTGTTTCTCCGTTTGTTAGCTTTGGATTACATTGGTCTTATTTTAATCCGAAGGTTGAATCTTCTTTAGGGCCTCTTAACACCTTAATATCTACACCTGTAAAATATTTTGATTCTTTTCAACAGGCTCCTGGACAAACGTTTTCTGTTGTTGCAAGTGCTGGAATGCGCTATAAGCTGAACCGCGATAGTGATTTAATTTTTGATGTCCGCTGGCAAAACTATTTCAGCAATTGGGTTGATGGCTTAAATCCTGATGTACCTGAAAACAAATCGAATGATTGGATTTTCTGGGTTAATGTTGGTTATATTTATTATTTGGATTAAAAATTTCGCAATTAAAATATTAAAAAAGGATCAGATTTTAAAAATCTAACCCTTTTTTCCATTTTTAAAATACTTGCGGAATTTTGAACATTGGAAACTTTTATTATCCAATCGCTTGCTCTAAATCTGCAATTAAATCTTCCACATCTTCAATACCAACAGAAAGACGAATTAACGAATCTACAATCCCTGTTTTTTCACGTTCTTCTTTCGGAATACTAGCATGTGTCATACTTGCGGGATGTCCGGCAAGACTTTCCACACCACCTAGACTTTCAGCTAAAGTGAATATTTTTAGATTTTCAACTATTTTGATGGCTTGTTTATAATTGCTTCCTTTAATTACAAATGAAATCATTCCACCAAAACCCTTCATCTGTGCCTTAGCAATTGAATGATTGGGATGGTTTTCAAAACCAGGCCAATATACTTTTTCGATTTTCGGATGATTTGCTAAATATTCGGCAATAGCTTTTCCGTTTTCGCAATGACGTTGCATGCGGATATGAAGGGTTTTCAAACCACGAAGAATCAAGAAACAGTCTTGCGGTCCGCAAATGGCACCGCTTGCATTTTGGATGAAATATAATTTTTCTGCAAGGTCTTTGTCTTTCACAATCAAAGCACCCATAACCACATCACTATGGCCGCCAAGATATTTTGTGGCGCTGTGCATCACAATATCTGCGCCCATTTCCAAGGGTTGCTGCAAATAGGGAGTTGCAAAAGTATTGTCAACCGCAAGCAAAACTTTGTGTTTTTTGGCAATAGAGGCTGCTTTCTTGATGTCAATAATGTTCATCATTGGGTTGGTTGGTGTTTCTACCCAAATCAGTTTTGTTTTATCATTAACATAATCTTCAATTTTTTCAGCGTTTTCCATTCCGACGAAATGAAACTTGATGCCGAAACCTTCAAAAATCTTCGTAAATAACCGATATGTTCCACCGTAAAGATCGTTGGTTGAAATTACCTCGTCGCCCGGTTTTAAAAGTTTTATAACAGCATCAATCGCTGCGAGACCACTTCCGAAGGCAAGACCGAATTCACCATTTTCAAGACTGGCGAATGCTCGCTCCAAAGCTGCACGCGTTGGGTTACCACTTCTGGAATATTCAAAACCTTTATGACCTCCGGGCGTAGTTTGCGAATAGGTTGAGGTTTGATAAATTGGTGGCATCACAGCGCCGAAAGCAGGATCTACATTGTGCTGGCCGCCGTGTATCGTTTTAGTGTTGAATTTCATACTCATTATGAAGTTTTTAAAGTGAAAATTAGCAATTTCAAATCTATATTATATCATTTAATATAACTTTCACAATAGCTGATTTTAAAGTTATTACTTTTGAATCACAAATGTAAAAGTTTCATTTGTGATAGCTAACCATCTATTCCATTTAACATATGAACACCAGAATTACCGTCTTGGCTTTAATTGCACTTATAACCGTGAGTTGCAACCAAGAAAAGAATATTGAGTTTTCTCCAGAAAGTTTTACCGAAAAGGAACTTTCTATCTGTAAAAACAGCAAATGTCCTGAAATTACGATTAATTATGTGGAAGTTTTTGGCGATGATGAGGTTTCCAAAAAGATTAACAAAAAGATCAAAAATTTTATCTTTAGTTCGCTGCTAATGGGCGAAGACTCTATACCTTCGGCAAAAACTATTCAAGAAGCGGCGACAAATTTTATTGAGGCTTACAATGCAGACAAAGCCCAATTTCCGGACATGGCTGGTGACTATTTTGCCGAAATTTCTGTGAACGAAATTTATAACTCGCCAAAACATATTTGTTTCGAAATGCGCCAATATCTTTTCACTGGCGGCGCACACGGTTATGGAACCACTTCATTTTTAAACCTTGACCCTAAAACAGGAGATGAACTCACATCTAAAGAACTTTTCAAAAGCAATAAAGAATTAGTCGCTTTTGCAGAAAATAAATTTCGCTTACAACAAAATATTGCAAAGAATCAATCCATAAATGACACTGGCTTTTGGTTCGAGAATGAAAAATTTTATCTTCCCGAAAGTGTTGGTTTCACTCGAGATAGTCTTATTTTTATATACAATCAGTACGATATTGCCAGTTATGCAGACGGTCCTATTGAGTTGAAAATAGCGATGAAAGAAGCTGCGCCTTTCCTAAGTATTGATTAGTTTTGAATTATGATTTTTTGCCTTCTCGAAGATTCGAGACTAAAGAGAAATCATAGAAATTATTTTTTAGGCTATAATTAAATTTTAAAATGCAAAAAGTATACTATTTATCAACTTGTGATACCTGTAAGCGCGTGATGAACGAAATAGAAATTCCTTCGTCATTCATAAAACAGGACATTAAAACACAAGGAATTACCGCGGAAGAATTGGATCAACTTTTTAACTTCACGGATAGTTACGAAGAACTTTTCAGCAGAAGAGCGAAATTATACCAAGAGAGAAATTTAAAAGATGAAAATCTTTTAGAAGAAGACTACAAAGCGATGATTTTGGAGCATTATACTTTTTTGAAACGCCCCGTAATCGTAAACAATGATAAAATTTTTATAGGAAGTAGTCCAAAAACTGTTGCTGCTGCCAAAAAATCCATTCATTCTAAATAATGGATAAGCGCTTCGTTGCCATACTTGCCGCAACCGCAACCGAGACTATTTATGGTGTTAATCACACCATTGCCAAAGGTTTGATGCCGCACGTAATTCAACCTTTTGGATTTATAGTTTTGCGTGTTGGTGGTGCAGCCTTACTTTTTTGGCTTTTAAGTTTATTTACAAAATCTGAGAAAATAGATAGAAAAGATTGGTGGCGAATTCTGGCCTGCGCCGTCTTTGGTATGGTGCTGAATATGTTGATGTTCTTTAAGGGTTTAAGCCTTTCAACACCTATAAACAGTGCGGTTTCAATGACAATAACTCCAGTTTTATTGTTGCTCCTCACGGCGTTGATTCTGCGGGAACGCATTACTTGGATAAAAACCGCGGGAATCATTTTTGGGCTTTCCGGCGCTTTGGTACTTATTCTATTTCAAGAAAAAACCCAGAATAATGCACCAAACATTCCTCTGGGAAACCTTCTGTTTGTGCTTAACGCAATATCTTATTCCTTTTATTTGATATTAGTAAAACCTTTGGTCTCTAAATACAAAGCCGTCACATTGTTGAAGTATTTCTTCCTCATCGCTTTCTTCATCAATTTACCTGTTGGTTATTCAGAATTTATTCAGGTGGAGTGGATGCAACTTACTTCTTCAGAAATATGGCAAATGGTTTTTGTGGTTGTAGCCACTTCATTTTTAACCTATCTATTTAATATTTTTGCGCTGAAGCAGTTAAGTCCATCAACTGTTGGGGTTTTTATTTATCTCCAACCGGTAGTTGCAACAATTTTCGCAGTTTTGGCTGGTGCAGATAGTCTTAATGCACTCAGAATTGGGGCGGCAAGTTTAATTTTTGTAGGCGTATTTCTTTCAACCCGAAAACCAAAAAAAGCCATTTTGCCGACTTAATTAAATTATAAATTTAAGTCCTGCGGACGCTCGCTGAATTTTCTGGTGTTTTCTTTAGTAAGAATTCTGAAATCATCTGTTTTTTCCAAATTATTGAATTTGTCATAAAAATCCTTTGGAAGCCCTGTAAGTTTTCGTTCTTTCAAATCAATCCAACCGCCCATCATTTCACAACGAGCGCAGTTTTTCCCCTTTTCGTCGTAGAAGTTATGTAGAAATTCAAAATACATTCCGTCTTCGGATAAACCTTTTAATTGAAGTGAAACAGTAACAGGTTTGCCAGGAAAAAATTCACGGAAATAATACATATGTTCATAAAATGCCACTGGTCCTAAATTATGTTCTGCTAAACTTTGTTGGTCCATTCCGCTTTGCATCAAGAAGCTCATACGGGTGTGGCTCATGTAATCTATATACGCGCTGTTGCGCATATGTCGGTTTGCATCTATATCGCTCCAGCGTATTTCAAATTGTTTTGTGTACATCATCAATTTTTTATGCAAATTTAAGCTACTTTTGTTATGCAAGCATAGTAAATATGTTTAGTTTCTGTTAAAACTTCTTTAGAGAATGACCCTTATAAAAAGTAATTATAAACCCAAATTTCCTTTTAAAAACGGACATTTTTCAACTATCTATTCTGCGAAATTTCGGCCTTCACCAAAATTGATTCAGCTGCGGGAACGTTTGCAATTGGCTGATGGCGATTTTATGGATATTGATTTTTCTTTTTCCAAAAATCCTTCAAAAAAAGTTACAATCCTGCTTCACGGTTTGGAAGGAAACGCACAACGAACCTATATTAGAGGGCAAACCAAAGTTTTAATCGAAAACGGTTGGGATGTTGCAGCGGTAAACTTTCGTGGTTGCAGTGGGGAGAAAAATCTTTCCTTTCAATCTTATAACGCAGGCAAAACTGATGATTTGGAAGCGGTTGTAGATTTTATTCTGAAAAAAGATAAATATAATGAAATTGCCTTGGTTGGTTTTAGTCTCGGCGGAAACTTGCTTTTGAAATATTTAGGCGAACGCGAGTCTTTTCCGAAGCAAATAAAGAAAGCGGTCGCTATTTCTACACCCTTAAGTTTGAAGGGTTCTTTGGAATCTTTGAATGAATTTTCAAATTGGATTTATCAAACTTCTTTTCTAATAAATCTTCGGAAAAAATACAAAGCGAAAATGAAGGATTTCCCTGAAAGGATGACGGTTTCAGATTATAAAAAGATTACTTCTCTTTTGCAGTTTGATCATGTTTATACCGCGCCAGCTCACGGTTTTAAAGATGCTTTTGACTATTATAAAAAGAATAGTAGCTTGCAATTTATTCCAAATATTCAAATTCCAGTTTATATCTTGAATGCTGCAAATGATAGCTTTCTTTCTTCGGAATGCTATCCAAAGGAATTGGCTTCAACAATGAAAAATCTTCAGCTTGAAATTCCAAAATATGGCGGCCATGTTGGTTTTCATCAAACCAATAAATTGTACTATAGTGAATCGCGAACTTTGGAATTTTTGAACGAATAAGACAACTATTCATAATACCTACTGCCCACTACCCACAAAAAAACTATTTCCTTACCTTTGCGCTTCAAAAAATCAGGAATATGATTCAATCCATGACCGGATACGGCAAAGAAGTAGTTCAATTGCCTTCCAAAACCATTTCTATAGAAGTTAAATCATTAAACAGCAAAGGCCTTGATCTGAACACGCGCGTTCCTTCAGCTTACCGTGAAAAGGAGCTCGAAATTCGCGATTTGCTTGCGAAATCATTGCAAAGAGGAAAAATAGACTTTTCACTTTACATTGAAGTTACTGGCGAAGAAGTTTCAACGCAGTTGAATGAAATCGCTGTAAAACAATACATAAAACAGTTAGCAAAAGTGGTTGATGGGGATCCTGTAGAGCTTTTAAAAATGGCCGTGCGGATGCCCGATGCTTTAAAAACGGAGCGCGAAGAGATTGATGAAAAGGAATATGAAACCATTTTAAAAGGAGTGGACAAAGCCTTAGAAGCAATTAACAAATACAGAACTGACGAAGGTTTGGTCTTGGGAAATGATTTTTTAGATCGTACCAAAACCATCGCAAAATTACTTGAAGACGTAATTGCTTTAGATCCCGAAAGGATTGACGGAGTTAAAGAAAGACTGCGCAAAGCAGTTTCAGATTTAAAGGAAAAAGTGGATGAAAATCGTTTTGAGCAGGAATTGATTTATTACCTAGAAAAATACGACATCACCGAAGAAAAAGTACGTTTAAAAAACCATTTGGAATACTTTGAAGAAACTTTGAAATCCAACGATTCCAACGGAAAAAAATTGGGTTTCATTACGCAGGAAATAGGACGTGAAATCAATACCATTGGTAGTAAAGCAAACTATGCACCAATGCAGCAAGTGGTGGTGCAAATGAAGGACGAGCTAGAAAAAATTAAAGAGCAAGCGCTAAACGTTTTATAGATGGAAGGAGGAAAATTGATAGTGTTTTCAGCACCTTCTGGAAGTGGAAAAACCACCATAGTGCAACATTTGTTGAAACAGGAAGATCTCAATTTGGAGTTTTCGGTTTCATGTACTTCGCGGGAAGCTCGAGGTGACGAAAAGCACGGGGAAAATTACTATTTCATTTCATTAAAAGAATTTAAACAACACATCAAAAACGATGACTTTTTGGAGTGGGAAGAAGTATATCGCGACAATTTTTACGGTACTTTAAAAAGTGAAGTTGAAAGAATCTGGAGCCACAAAAAAAATGTAATTTTTGATATTGATGTTGTTGGCGGACTTCGAATTAAAAAGAAATATCCAGATAAAACTTTATCTGTTTTTGTTAAACCTCCAAGCATTGACGAGCTAAAAATTAGACTGAAAAAACGCAAAACCGAAAGCGACGAGCGTATAAATATGCGTATTGCCAAAGCTTCTGTAGAACTTGCCACAGCGCCACAGTTTGATTACATCATAAAGAATCACGATTTGGAAACCGCCTTAAACGAAGCACATGATTTGGTGGAGAGATTTATAAAAAATTAGAATCACACAACGTACAGACGCACGGACGTGCGTCTCAGAATGTGATGAATTGATCCTTATGAATGTATAGACGCACCTCCGTGCGACTCTACGGCGCAAATTAAAATAATGACGAAAAAAATAGGACTCTATTTCGGTACTTTCAACCCAATTCATGTTGGGCATTTGATTATTGCCAACCATTTAGCAGAGTTCAGCGATTTAGATGAGGTTTGGTTTGTGGTAACGCCGCACAATCCGCATAAAATTAAAAAGACACTTTTAGAAGACCATCACCGCTTAACAATGGTTCGAATAGCCGTTGAAGATTACCCGAAATTACACGCCAGCAACGTAGAGTTTGATCTTCCGCAGCCCAATTATACGGTGAATACTTTGGCTTATTTGGAAGAAAAATATTCAGAAAAAAATTTCTGCTTGATTATGGGTGAGGACAATCTCAAAAGTTTTCAGAAGTGGAAAAATTATGAAGTGATTCTAGAGCGCTATTCAATCTATGTTTATCCAAGAATTTCCGAAGGAACTGTTGAAACGCAATTTAACAATCATAAAAAAATTAAAAAGGTTGATGCACCAATTATAGAGCTTTCTTCAACTTTTATCCGGAATGGAATAAAGTCTGGAAAAAATATAAAGCCAATGCTTTCTTCGGAAGTTTGGAAATATTTAGATGAAATGAACTTCTACAAATAAAAAAGCCGCCCCACCAATTAACACTTAGGGGGCGGCCTCAACTAAATAACCAACCATAACTATTGAAACACTTTTCATATTGATTTGAAATTTCATCTCAACAATCAACAGCAATAACGTCAGAAGATTTTAAATCATTGCGTGACTAGTATTAAGGTCATGTTAAATATTCTCAAGGTTTCATAAAAATGAAGATTTCCTGTTTGGGGACAAAATTAAAGGCATAAAAAAAGACCGTCTTCTCAGACAGTCCTTTTATTTTTTGCAATCAATCTAGCTTATTTTTTGTTGTTTACTTCTTTAATGTACTTCTCCAAAGCCATCGTCATAGAAGGAGTTTCTGGGGTGGGCGCTTGTATATCTACCCGCAGACCTTGATCTTGGGCGGCCTTAACCGTGGTGTTTCCAAAAACGGCTATACAAGTATCTTTTTGGTCAAAATCTGGAAAGTTTTCAAACAGAGATTCAATTCCGCTTGGACTGAAAAACACTAGAATGTCATAATAAACATCCCGAAGGTCCGAAAGGTCACTAATTACCGTCTTGTAAAAAGTGGCTTCTTTCCAATCTACCTTTAATTCATTAAGAACTGCTGGAATATCCTCTTTTAACTTATCTGAAGTGGGAAGTAGGAATTTTTCGTTTTTATATTTTTTTATAAGGGGCGCAAGTTCAGGAAATGTTCTTTTCCCAACATATATCTTTCTTTTTCTGTAAACCACGTATTTTTGAAGATAGTAAGCAACAGCTTCACTCAAACAAAAATATTTCATAGTGTCTGGTACCTTAAAACGAAGTTCTTCAGCAATGCGGAAATAATGATCCACAGAGTTTCTGCTGGTAAGAATAATGGCGGAATATTTTGTAAGGTCAACTTTTTGAGATCGAACATCTTTGCCTGACACACCTTCAACATGTATAAAGGGACGAAAGTCTATTTTCACTTTTTGTTTTTCGATTAAATCGAAATAAGGCGAGTTTTCAATTTTAGGCTCGGGTTGGGATACTAAAATAGTTTTCACTTTCATAAATTCTCCTGTTTATTTATAATGATAATCACTTAAAACAACGTTTTATAGAGTATAATATAGGGGGCAATTTCAAGTGCGCAAAGATACAAAATAAAATAGAAGAAATTACGGAATATCAAATTTCCATTTTTCTTATAGCTGTATAACAATGCAATAGTATTCAAAGCAAGAGCAAAACCAGCAAAAACTACTAGTGAGACAGTAGTTGGCGGGTATATAAAAAGAAAAAAAAGATTGCCAATAAAAAAGATTATACCAAGAAAATTACGATAACTTAATTTTTGGTAGAGATAATTATTGATAATCTCGTCCAAAGAGAAGATATTAGCTATAATTTTTTCCAAAGAAAACTTCATTAAAATAAATATTCCGTAACCAGTAAAAATTTGAAGAAATAACCATTCATTTTTTTGAACTTCCATTGGATTGAAGACTTCAAAAACCAAAAAAACAAAAACCGAAACACAAATTAGCTGCGCAACGAAGAGCATCATATTGAACGGATGGTTCAATTCGTCATTTTTGCCGTGAACGAAAAAGTACTGATTGGTAATTGGAAGCAATGAAAATTCGTGAAACCGTTTGGGATAATAATATTTGGAAAGCGCGTAAAGAACGAAGCAGCCCACAAGCAAATATGTAGCCCAATCGGTTGAATTTATAAGTCTTTCGCTGAAATCCACCTTTAAATTTTTGCGTAAAGGTACAGCAAAATTTATTTCATGTTTACGGTATCAATTAGATTTTCCTTCACATTTGTTTGTTCAAAAAAAGGTACATTTGCGCAAAATTGCAGTATGATTAAGGCAGTGGTGGTGGTGCCAACTTACAATGAAATTGAAAACATAGAGCGTCTGCTGCGCACTGTTTTTTCTTTGCAACGTGATTTTCACGTTTTGGTTGTGGATGACAATTCCCCAGATGGCACTGCACAAGCGGTTGAGGCAAATTTCAATAATTATCCAGGTAAATTATTTATACTAAAACGTCCTGAAAAAACAGGTTTGGGTTCTGCTTATATCGCAGGTTTCAAATGGGCTTTAGAAAACGAATACGAGTACATTTTTGAAATGGACGCCGATTTTTCGCACAACCCAAATGATTTAATTCGGTTATTCAATGCGTGTCATAAAGAAGGAAATGATCTGGCAATTGGGTCACGATATGTGAAGGGCGTGAATGTTGTAAACTGGCCCATGAGCAGGGTTTTGCTATCTTGGTTGGCTTCAAAATACGTTCGTTTTGTAATGGGAATGGATATTTATGATACCACCGCCGGATTTATTTGTTACAAAAGAAGCGTGCTGCAGAAAATAAACCTAGATAACATTCGTTTTGTGGGCTACGCTTTTCAAATTGAGATGAAGTTTAAGGCGCACATCAGCAAATTCAAGATAAAAGAAGTGCCCGTTATTTTTACGGACCGCACCAAAGGAGAATCCAAAATGAGTTCGGGTATTATTTCCGAAGCTATATTTGGAGTGATTGCAATGAAATTTAAAAGTGTATTTAACAGTAAAAGGTTTAATGAAACATCTTTTTATTAAATTTAATATTCAGTGGAATATTGAAGAAAGATGTTCCATTTATCCATTAAAAAAAAGAATAGTAACGTCAAATGAAAGCAGTTTTAATTAAGAATGCGAATATTGTAAATGAAGGAGTAATTTTTAAAGGCGACGTGCTTGTTCAAGACGGTCGCATTGCCGAAATTTCTGAATCTATCAGCATGAAATCTGCCGAAACAAAAGTTATAGATGCTGACGGAAGCTATCTATTGCCTGGAATGATTGATGACCAAGTACATTTCCGCGAGCCAGGATTGACGCACAAAGCAACCATTGAAACTGAATCGAAAGCTGCGGTAGCTGGCGGAATTACTTCTTTCATTGAAATGCCAAACACAGTTCCCCAGGCTACGACTATTGAGTTGCTTGAAGAAAAATTTGAAATTGCCGCAAAAACTTCGTGGGCAAATTATTCTTTCATGTTTGGTGGAACAAATGATAATCTGGATGAAATTTTAAAAGTGGATCCTCTAAAAGTCGCGGGTTTAAAATTGTTTTTAGGTTCTTCAACTGGAAATATGTTGGTAGATGATCCAAAAATATTGGAAGAAATTTTCAGCAAAACTAAGTTGCTTATTTCGGCGCATTGCGAAGATGAAGGCACTATCAAAAAGAATCTAGAAAAATACAAAGCAGAATACGGCGAAGATATTCCTATTGAACTTCACCCAAAAATTCGCAGTGAGGAAGCTTGTTATATTTCTTCTTCAAGAGCAATTAAACTTGCTGAAAAAACGGGAGCCAGACTTCACGTTTTTCACCTTTCCACAGAAAAAGAAACGCATCTTTTCAGCAATAAAAAACCGTTAGCCGAGAAGAAAATCACTGCCGAAGTTTGTATTCACCATTTATGGTTTACGGATGAAGACTATAAGACCAAAGGCACCAAAATAAAATGGAATCCAGCCGTTAAAACTGAGAAAGACAGAGACGGATTGTTAAAAGCATTGCTCGATGACAGAATTGACGTGATTGCTTCAGACCACGCACCACATACCTTGGAAGAAAAAAACAATAAATATCTAAACGCTCCTTCAGGCGGACCGTTGGTGCAGCACGCTTTGGTGGCGCTTTTAGAAATGTATCACAAAGGAAAAATTTCCATCGAAAAAATTGTTGAAAAGACTGCGCACAATCCTGCAATTTTATTTCAAATAAAAGATCGTGGTTACATTCGTGAAGGCTACAAAGCGGACTTGGTTTTAGTAGATATCAATTCGCCTTGGAGCGTTAAAAAAGAAAATTTACTCTATAAATGTGGCTGGTCACCTTTTGAAGGAACAATTTTCAAATCACGAGTTACACATACTTTGGTAAACGGCGTGATAGTTTATGAGAACTCAAAATTTCCCAACAAGGGCAAGGCAGAAAGACTTACCTTTAATAGATAATGAAACATTCGTGATTAATTTTAAACACACGACTAGATCACTAATTGGATGTTCCAAATGTCCTTTAAAAAACGAATAGTATAGACAAATGAAACAATCGATTATTTTTATATTATTCGCTTTAGTTCTTTTTGGTTGTCAGGATGTAAATTATCCTGAAAAGCCCAAAAATCTTATTGCTAAGGATAAAATGGTCGATATTCTGACGGAAACGTATTTGGATAATGCCGCCCGTAGTGTGGATAATAATTCTATTATTACAAAAGGAATAAAAATGGATTCCATGGTCTATAAAAATTTTGGAATAGATAGTTTGCAATTCGTACAAAGCAATTCGTTTTATGCGGCTGATGTAAATACATATATGGAAATTGTTCAGGAAGTTGAAGCTAGACTTACAAAAATGGGGAAAGACATGGACAGTATTTGGGAAATGAAACGCGACCGAAAAGATAGTGTTAATGACCTATTGAAACGACCCATAAAAACTCCAGATCCGGTAAAAGACAGTTTAATTTGATCCTTTTCCGCTTTCCTTTACAACTCTTTCCAATGTTTTTTCTGTTGAAATAAACTGAAATCCAAGCTCGTT comes from Aequorivita sublithincola DSM 14238 and encodes:
- a CDS encoding polyprenol monophosphomannose synthase → MIKAVVVVPTYNEIENIERLLRTVFSLQRDFHVLVVDDNSPDGTAQAVEANFNNYPGKLFILKRPEKTGLGSAYIAGFKWALENEYEYIFEMDADFSHNPNDLIRLFNACHKEGNDLAIGSRYVKGVNVVNWPMSRVLLSWLASKYVRFVMGMDIYDTTAGFICYKRSVLQKINLDNIRFVGYAFQIEMKFKAHISKFKIKEVPVIFTDRTKGESKMSSGIISEAIFGVIAMKFKSVFNSKRFNETSFY
- a CDS encoding DUF4271 domain-containing protein — protein: MDFSERLINSTDWATYLLVGCFVLYALSKYYYPKRFHEFSLLPITNQYFFVHGKNDELNHPFNMMLFVAQLICVSVFVFLVFEVFNPMEVQKNEWLFLQIFTGYGIFILMKFSLEKIIANIFSLDEIINNYLYQKLSYRNFLGIIFFIGNLFFLFIYPPTTVSLVVFAGFALALNTIALLYSYKKNGNLIFRNFFYFILYLCALEIAPYIILYKTLF
- a CDS encoding DUF4296 domain-containing protein; the protein is MKQSIIFILFALVLFGCQDVNYPEKPKNLIAKDKMVDILTETYLDNAARSVDNNSIITKGIKMDSMVYKNFGIDSLQFVQSNSFYAADVNTYMEIVQEVEARLTKMGKDMDSIWEMKRDRKDSVNDLLKRPIKTPDPVKDSLI
- a CDS encoding dihydroorotase: MKAVLIKNANIVNEGVIFKGDVLVQDGRIAEISESISMKSAETKVIDADGSYLLPGMIDDQVHFREPGLTHKATIETESKAAVAGGITSFIEMPNTVPQATTIELLEEKFEIAAKTSWANYSFMFGGTNDNLDEILKVDPLKVAGLKLFLGSSTGNMLVDDPKILEEIFSKTKLLISAHCEDEGTIKKNLEKYKAEYGEDIPIELHPKIRSEEACYISSSRAIKLAEKTGARLHVFHLSTEKETHLFSNKKPLAEKKITAEVCIHHLWFTDEDYKTKGTKIKWNPAVKTEKDRDGLLKALLDDRIDVIASDHAPHTLEEKNNKYLNAPSGGPLVQHALVALLEMYHKGKISIEKIVEKTAHNPAILFQIKDRGYIREGYKADLVLVDINSPWSVKKENLLYKCGWSPFEGTIFKSRVTHTLVNGVIVYENSKFPNKGKAERLTFNR